One Littorina saxatilis isolate snail1 linkage group LG1, US_GU_Lsax_2.0, whole genome shotgun sequence genomic window carries:
- the LOC138973371 gene encoding programmed cell death protein 6-like isoform X2 — protein sequence MAYNYGQQQQQQQYRPPGPAGPAPVDPNFLGGIFQRIDTDRSGTISANELQQALSNGTWTPFNPETVRLMIGMFDRDNNGTINFQEFQALWKYVTDWQNCFRGYDRDNSGSIDRNELKNALTSFGYRLSDKFYDILVKKFDRQGRGTIAFDDFIQCCVVLQTLTSSFRSHDTDQDGWIQISYEQFLTLVFSLRS from the exons ATGGCGTACAATTACGgccaacagcaacagcaacagcaatatcGCCCCCCTGGCCCAGCTGGTCCTGCCCCGGTGGACCCGAATTTCCTGGGTGGAATCTTTCAGAG GATTGACACGGACAGAAGCGGAACTATTTCAGCCAATGAATTGCAGCAAGCTTTGTCAAACG GCACTTGGACACCTTTTAATCCTGAGACTGTGCGGCTCATGATTG GTATGTTTGATCGTGACAACAACGGCACCATCAACTTTCAGGAGTTTCAGGCTCTGTGGAAGTACGTCACTGACTGGCAGAACTGCTTCCGGGGCTACGACCGCGACAACTCTGGGTCCATCGACAGGAATGAGCTGAAAAATGCACTCACCAGCTTTG GTTACAGGCTGTCGGACAAGTTTTATGACATCTTGGTGAAAAAGTTTGACCGACAGGGAAGAGGGACCATTGCCTTCGATGATTTCATCCAGTGCTGTGTTGTTCTGCAG ACGCTGACCAGTTCATTCCGAAGCCATGACACAGATCAAGATGGCTGGATTCAAATTTCCTACGAGCAGTTCCTCACACTTGTTTTCAGTCTGAGAAGTTGA
- the LOC138973371 gene encoding programmed cell death protein 6-like isoform X1 gives MAYNYGQQQQQQQYRPPGPAGPAPVDPNFLGGIFQRVDKDKSGQISSAELASALSNGTWTPFNPETVRLMIGMFDRDNNGTINFQEFQALWKYVTDWQNCFRGYDRDNSGSIDRNELKNALTSFGYRLSDKFYDILVKKFDRQGRGTIAFDDFIQCCVVLQTLTSSFRSHDTDQDGWIQISYEQFLTLVFSLRS, from the exons ATGGCGTACAATTACGgccaacagcaacagcaacagcaatatcGCCCCCCTGGCCCAGCTGGTCCTGCCCCGGTGGACCCGAATTTCCTGGGTGGAATCTTTCAGAG GGTAGACAAAGACAAAAGTGGGCAGATTTCTAGCGCTGAATTGGCCAGCGCTTTAAGCAATG GCACTTGGACACCTTTTAATCCTGAGACTGTGCGGCTCATGATTG GTATGTTTGATCGTGACAACAACGGCACCATCAACTTTCAGGAGTTTCAGGCTCTGTGGAAGTACGTCACTGACTGGCAGAACTGCTTCCGGGGCTACGACCGCGACAACTCTGGGTCCATCGACAGGAATGAGCTGAAAAATGCACTCACCAGCTTTG GTTACAGGCTGTCGGACAAGTTTTATGACATCTTGGTGAAAAAGTTTGACCGACAGGGAAGAGGGACCATTGCCTTCGATGATTTCATCCAGTGCTGTGTTGTTCTGCAG ACGCTGACCAGTTCATTCCGAAGCCATGACACAGATCAAGATGGCTGGATTCAAATTTCCTACGAGCAGTTCCTCACACTTGTTTTCAGTCTGAGAAGTTGA